A single window of Salvia splendens isolate huo1 chromosome 8, SspV2, whole genome shotgun sequence DNA harbors:
- the LOC121743839 gene encoding uncharacterized protein LOC121743839 isoform X2, which yields MEAAPGATAAVRNGGVAMPASSSFEPSRDEWRVVSEQSVRSSGNEDLERSKVGRSDERLIYEVQHGRRQLDVDFRSIAIDGGLENDILQQRLHNVVEKREKLQNMELELRAQISARSEVARLHNTFDGQIKEHMNANVKLQEQLHEKEQKIYELERRMDEKKRELHAIRLDSEAQAWAKEDLLREQNNKLQSYMMERDNVEADRAQHIKQIHDLQEHIQEKERQFLELQEQHRIAQETAIFKDEQIRDAQTWISRAQEIDALQTSANHTLQSELRERTEQYNQLWLGGQRQFGEMERLHLHVQQLQLEMADSREKSGNQSDVFHVLRTNSNDVSRLEHANGIQLEVNGRNSPTVNTDSLENGNSETSGGSTGTQNGQVNGVPFAPSSMFGMPPYLPTALHPFVMHQHGVPHPSQVTQSPLQSLSGMPLVQNWQSQQYPEQTEGNLSRTDSHFDHEALAVNEHAHRANYVDASIDSQLDAADSVVPSPNGEVEVHDSIDESQDKAQSQLNLHQISSQFHEALRVDPLDNGNGAKEKKGKPVTSHSMDDRNAMMEHPSFAINASSSEGQTLDVNLTSRTASSDASTIACASMEQKSNIAGNLGESYQLDERALLASIARAIGSGGRTRISSTLPNRLGKMLAPLHWHDYKKKYGKLDDFVGNHPDLFLIEGDYIQLREGAQKTIAATATAAKVAAAAAAAAAPSSFISLTPSVAVTPMAHSHRSKKFSAMQSQNLNGSIFHVAGGVSNGILNKSNDHAEPKSSVGNGMSPDRIGYHQSKGPSHGKPGMSMAGQKPNNRTTTAASSPRR from the exons ATGGAGGCCGCGCCCGGTGCTACTGCCGCCGTGCGCAATGGTGGGGTTGCGATGCCGGCTTCTTCCTCGTTTGAACCTTCCCGCGACGAGTGGCGCGTAGTATCTGAGCAATCGGTTAGAAGCTCCGGTAACGAG GATTTGGAGCGCTCAAAAGTAGGTCGATCGGATGAGAGATTAATATACGAG GTGCAGCATGGAAGAAGGCAACTTGATGTTGATTTTCGCTCGATCGCTATTGATGGGGGTCTGGAGAATGATATTTTGCAGCAAAGACTTCACAATGTAGTGGAAAAAAGGGAGAAGTTGCAGAACATGGAGCTTGAACTTCGAGCCCAAATATCCGCACGATCTGAAGTTGCGAGATTGCATAATACATTTGATGGTCAGATAAAAGAGCACATGAATGCCAATGTCAAACTTCAg GAACAACTGCATGAAAAGGAACAGAAGATATATGAGTTGGAAAGAAGGATggatgaaaagaaaagagaattaCATGCTATCAGATTGGACAGTGAAGCG CAGGCTTGGGCCAAAGAGGATCTTTTAAGGGAACAAAACAACAAGCTCCAGAGCTACAT GATGGAGAGGGATAATGTTGAAGCTGATAGAGCACAGCATATTAAACAAATTCATGATCTTCAGGAACATATTCAAGAAAAAGAGCGCCAGTTCCTTGAATTGCAGGAACAG CATAGGATTGCTCAAGAAACTGCCATTTTTAAAGATGAGCAGATAAGGGATGCACAAACTTGGATATCTCGTGCTCAGGAAATTGATGCATTGCAAACATCCGCTAATCACACCTTACAATCTGAACTGAGAGAACGAACAGAACAGTATAATCAGTTGTGGCTTGGCGGTCAAAGACAG TTTGGGGAAATGGAAAGGCTTCATTTGCACGTACAACAGCTCCAGCTTGAAATGGCCGATTCAAGAGAAAAGAGTGGAAACCAATCAGATGTGTTTCATGTTTTGCGTACAAATTCAAATGACGTGTCTCGACTTGAACATGCGAATGGTATCCAGTTGGAGGTGAATGGTCGCAATTCACCCACTGTAAACACTGATAGCTTAGAAAATGGAAATTCTGAAACTTCTGGAGGGAGCACTGGAACACAG AACGGCCAAGTTAATGGTGTTCCATTTGCTCCATCATCCATGTTTGGCATGCCGCCCTACCTTCCAACTGCATTGCATCCATTTGTAATGCATCAACATGGTGTACCTCATCCCTCACAAGTCACACAGTCTCCTTTGCAGTCATTATCCGGTATGCCATTGGTGCAAAATTGGCAGAGCCAGCAG TATCCTGAGCAAACTGAAGGAAATTTGTCTAGGACAGATTCTCATTTTGACCATGAAGCATTAGCGGTAAATGAGCATGCTCATCGTGCAAACTATGTGGATGCAAGCATCGATTCACAGCTAGATGCTGCTGATTCTGTGGTTCCATCACCAAATGGAGAGGTAGAG GTGCATGACTCTATAGATGAGAGCCAGGATAAAGCCCAATCTCAGCTGAACTTGCACCAAATATCATCCCAGTTTCATGAGGCTCTTAGAGTGGATCCTCTTGATAATGGCAATGGCGCTAAG GAGAAGAAAGGCAAACCTGTGACTAGTCACAGCATGGATGACAGAAATGCAATGATGGAACATCCTAGTTttgcaatcaatgcatcttcatcAGAAGGACAAACCCTTGATGTTAATTTAACCTCACGTACTGCCTCGAGTGATGCTTCAACCATCGCCTGTGCTTCCATGGAGCAGAAGAGTAATATAGCTGGAAATCTTGGTGAAAGTTATCAATTGGATGAAAGAGCATTGCTGGCTTCTATAGCTCGCGCCATAGGATCTGGTGGCAGGACCAGAATTAGTTCAACC CTACCAAATAGACTTGGAAAAATGCTTGCACCTCTTCACTGGCATGATTATAAAAAGAAGTATGGGAAGCTTGATGATTTTGTGGGTAACCATCCTGAT TTATTTTTGATCGAGGGAGACTACATTCAGCTACGAGAAGGTGCACAGAAAACCATAGCAGCCACAGCAACTGCTGCTAAAGTGGCCGCTGCAGCTGCTGCTGCAGCTGCTCCATCTTCTTTCATATCACTGACGCCTTCTGTAGCAGTTACTCCCATGGCACATTCCCACAGATCGAAAAAG TTCTCAGCAATGCAAAGTCAGAACTTGAACGGCAGCATCTTTCATGTTGCTGGAGGAGTCTCAAATGGTATTTTGAACAAATCAAACGATCATGCAGAACCGAAGAGCTCAGTTGGCAATGGGATGAGCCCTGACAGAATTGGTTATCATCAAAGCAAGGGTCCATCTCATGGGAAGCCTGGTATGAGCATGGCTGGGCAAAAACCGAACAACAG GACAACTACTGCTGCATCAAGTCCCAGAAGATAG